One part of the Enterococcus sp. DIV1094 genome encodes these proteins:
- a CDS encoding DUF1538 domain-containing protein — MKKNFKEVIIAIMPMTILIVILTFVFAPLDAETMGRFVLGAIMMMVGMSLFLFGADYSMMEVGDLVGKYMIKKKSLPIIISLGFLIGIVITIAEPSVQVLGQQVFDISDGEIGRVLLIGIVSVGTGVFLAFALLRVIFKLSYYKLMVIGYLAVLIASFFTSNEFMPIAFDAGGVTTGPVTVPFILALAGGMTSMIRQGKNENDSFGMVGIASLGPILAVMILGVIFQ, encoded by the coding sequence ATGAAGAAAAATTTTAAAGAAGTAATCATTGCGATCATGCCTATGACAATATTGATCGTTATCCTGACCTTTGTGTTTGCACCTTTAGATGCTGAAACCATGGGAAGATTTGTTCTTGGAGCAATCATGATGATGGTTGGCATGAGTCTCTTTTTATTTGGTGCTGATTATTCGATGATGGAAGTCGGTGACTTGGTCGGCAAGTATATGATCAAAAAGAAAAGTCTACCGATAATCATTAGTCTGGGGTTTTTGATTGGGATCGTGATCACGATCGCCGAACCGTCTGTGCAAGTATTGGGTCAGCAAGTTTTCGATATTTCTGATGGAGAGATCGGTCGTGTTTTATTGATCGGCATCGTTAGTGTGGGAACTGGGGTATTCCTAGCTTTTGCGCTTTTACGTGTCATATTCAAGCTTTCTTACTATAAATTGATGGTGATCGGTTACTTAGCCGTACTTATCGCTTCCTTTTTCACGAGTAATGAATTTATGCCGATTGCTTTTGATGCAGGTGGAGTTACGACAGGACCTGTGACAGTTCCTTTTATTTTAGCATTAGCTGGTGGAATGACGAGTATGATCCGCCAAGGAAAAAATGAAAACGATAGCTTCGGGATGGTCGGTATTGCGTCACTCG